A DNA window from Zingiber officinale cultivar Zhangliang chromosome 3A, Zo_v1.1, whole genome shotgun sequence contains the following coding sequences:
- the LOC122052641 gene encoding sphingosine kinase 1-like: MAEGGGERLSERIVVNGAAAESALEVDGTLRWRSGGGDQCLRLESEVLGLDVQGTRITVRALAEAPRSGSICAFGGASGERRRVRRDYSLEMPTEAAALRWSARLMNCMDSLGRPKKLFVILNPFAGKKSARTIFEDQIKPILEAGNINYTVVETKYQNHAQEMTKSLDLPKYDGIVCVSGDGVLVEVVNGLLKREDWATAIKMPLGIIPAGTGNGMAKSLLDSAGDMYSIANATFAVIRGHKRALDVATISQKEKIFFSVLALIWGLAADVDIESEKYRWLGSARLDIYAVLRIMNLRKYHGHFQFIPAPGYENHGEPVKRVDGFKSNYVLTQQEQGSDSKFKTCGYQGPENSLDGLEWRSIDGPFISIWVNNVPFSAENYAPAPKAKFSDGYLDVVILKDCPKSAILGMMFNMSDGSYVKSPYIIYLKVKALRLEPGKRVGHDTKGGIIDCDGEVLAIGDAAADSNVQKHFMAYGPLLVTVDQGLATIFTPVP; encoded by the exons ATGGCAGAGGGCGGAGGCGAGAGGTTGTCGGAGAGGATCGTAGTCAACGGGGCGGCGGCGGAGTCGGCATTGGAGGTGGATGGGACGCTGCGATGGCGCTCCGGCGGAGGAGATCAGTGTCTCAGGTTGGAGTCGGAGGTCCTGGGGTTGGACGTCCAAGGAACACGGATTACGGTCCGGGCTTTAGCGGAGGCTCCTCGTAGTGGTTCTATCTGTGCCTTCGGGGGAGCATCTGGGGAGAGAAGGAGGGTGAGGAGGGATTACTCTTTGGAGATGCCCACGGAGGCGGCGGCGTTGCGGTGGAGCGCCAGATTGATGAATTGCATGGATTCTCTCG GCCGGCCAAAGAAGCTGTTCGTTATTTTAAATCCATTTGCGGGGAAAAAATCTGCAAGAACCATTTTCGAGGATCAGATTAAGCCAATTCTTGAAGCTGGGAACATCAATTATACCGTAGTAG AAACTAAGTACCAGAATCATGCTCAGGAAATGACAAAATCTTTGGATCTTCCAAAATATGATGGTATTGTGTGTGTCAGTGGTGACGGTGTTCTAGTGGAG GTAGTCAATGGTTTGCTGAAAAGAGAAGATTGGGCTACTGCAATTAAGATGCCTCTTGGGATAATTCCAGCAG GTACCGGAAATGGTATGGCAAAATCACTTTTAGATTCTGCTGGTGATATGTACTCTATTGCTAATGCTACATTTGCAGTTATACGAG GTCACAAACGAGCTCTGGATGTTGCCACTATCTCACAGaaggagaaaatatttttcagtgtCTTAGCACTTATTTGGG GCTTGGCGGCTGATGTTGATATTGAATCTGAAAAGTATAGGTGGTTGGGAAGTGCTCGCCTTGACATATAT GCTGTTCTCCGCATAATGAACCTACGCAAATACCATGGACATTTCCAGTTTATTCCTGCACCTGGATATGAAAATCATGGTGAACCAGTGAAGCGAGTTGATGGTTTTAAGTCTAACTATGTATTAACTCAACAAGAACAAGGAAGTGACAGTAAGTTCAAGACATGTGGTTATCAAGGCCCAGAGAATTCCCTGGACGGATTGGAATGGAGATCTATTGATGGCCCTTTTATTTCAATTTGGGTGAACAATGTGCCCTTTTCTGCTGAAAATTATGCCCCAGCACCGAAAGCAAAG TTCTCAGATGGATACTTGGATGTAGTCATTCTGAAGGATTGTCCAAAATCAGCCATTCTAGGAATGATGTTCAACATGAGTGATGGAAGTTATGTGAAATCACCGTATATAATATATTTGAAG GTCAAAGCACTTCGATTAGAGCCAGGAAAGCGCGTAGGGCACGACACTAAGGGCGGCATCATTGACTGCGATGGCGAGGTTTTAGCTATCGGAGATGCTGCTGCTGACAGCAATGTGCAAAAACATTTTATGGCTTATGGTCCTCTTCTCGTGACAGTGGACCAGGGTTTGGCTACCATATTCACTCCTGTTCCTTAA
- the LOC122050747 gene encoding leucine-rich repeat extensin-like protein 2 codes for MVRGFASPPPTETRWKLSSSLPHSSSTLTPTATFSPPTPNLMHTSTLLPPFLPPVFSTRTLPGRDQRHRRSHTKPLPPPSSSARSPLTKGGLRLESSPPPPQRERCTPPPSSDVASPEVLATTSPEAHTPLLSLSHSRLRPPSSRVCAAATFSPCSHAVAPFAPTDATSCSRVPPS; via the exons ATGGTTCGTGGTTTTGCTTCGCCGCCGCCAACAGAAACCAGGTGGAAGCTTTCTTCCTCCCTCCCTCACTCCTCGTCGACGCTGACGCCGACCGCCACCTTTTCTCCTCCCACCCCCAACCTCATGCACACCTCCACTCTGCTGCCTCCTTTCCTTCCTCCTGTCTTCTCGACGCGGACGCTGCCAGGGAGAGACCAGCGACATCGTCGGTCACACACAAAGCCGCTACCTCCTCCTTCGTCGTCGGCAAG GTCACCTCTCACGAAAGGGGGGCTGAGGCTTGAGTCTTCTCCGCCGCCTCCACAGCGCGAGAGATGCACGCCGCCACCTTCATCCGACGTCGCCTCCCCGGAGGTGCTCGCAACCACCTCACCGGAGGCTCATACGCCGCTCTTGTCTCTCTCGCACAGCCGCCTCCGGCCACCATCGTCAAGGGTGTGCGCGGCTGCCACCTTCTCTCCTTGTTCACATGCGGTAGCACCCTTCGCACCGACGGACGCCACAAGCTGCAGTCGGGTCCCCCCGTCGTAG
- the LOC122052640 gene encoding DNA oxidative demethylase ALKBH2-like — protein MSSCLRFTDPDENPSPSGGRWEKRAVDLGDGSEVVYVPRLIPRDQAWEWFRYLNREIPWTRPSIRVFGRSCVQPRETCYIAEKGLAPMRYSGYQPNSYSWEEYPVVKDILMTVCVAFPGSKFNTVLLNRYKNGSDYVAWHSDEDKLYGSAPEIASVSFGCEREFLLRKKPTKSQAAKGARQSDRKQLEHKQQSFVLKHGSLLLMKGYTQRDWVHSVPKRLKADSIRINLTFRHIVA, from the exons ATGAGCTCGTGCCTCCGATTCACAGATCCCGACGAGAACCCTAGCCCTAGTGGCGGCAGATGGGAGAAGCGAGCGGTCGATCTGGGCGACGGCAGTGAGGTCGTCTACGTTCCCCGGCTTATTCCTCGCGACCAGGCCTGGGAATGGTTCCGGTATCTCAATCGCGAAATTCCGTGGACGAGACCTTCGATCCGGGTCTTCGGAAGATCTTGCGTCCAG CCTAGAGAGACTTGTTATATTGCAGAGAAGGGGCTCGCACCGATGAGATACAGTGGATACCAGCCAAACTCATATTCTTGGGAAGAATACCCTGTTGTCAAAGACATCTTGATGACA GTTTGTGTAGCATTCCCTGGGTCCAAATTCAACACTGTGCTTCTGAACAGATACAAGAATGGCTCAGACTATGTTGCATGGCACTCGGACGAAGATAAATTGTATGGCTCAGCCCCAGAAATAGCTTCGGTTTCATTTGGTTGTGAGCGGGAATTTCTGTTGCGAAAGAAACCTACGAAAAGCCAAG CTGCTAAAGGCGCACGTCAGTCGGATAGGAAACAACTCGAACACAAACAGCAGTCTTTTGTTCTAAAACATGGATCTTTGCTGCTGATGAAAGGCTACACACAGCGCGACTGGGTTCATTCAGTGCCCAAACGCCTGAAAGCAGATTCCATTAGAATCAACCTCACATTCAGGCACATTGTGGCGTAA